The proteins below are encoded in one region of Thioalkalivibrio sp. K90mix:
- a CDS encoding ATP-binding cassette domain-containing protein yields the protein MDRLFEAHELKTAHLGPLELQLQPGELVQVTGASGSGKSLLLRALADLDPNTGEVRLAGAPRDSMPPVQWRRQVAYVPAETAWWDERVDDHLPADFSRETVLHLLEQVALPEESLHWEVERLSSGEKQRLGLLRALLNHPRVLLLDEPTANLDLENTRRIERAVRTYLAEEEAAALWVSHDTLQRQRLGGRILTISNGKLEAPAWS from the coding sequence ATGGATCGCCTGTTCGAAGCACATGAACTGAAAACGGCCCACCTGGGCCCGCTGGAACTGCAACTCCAGCCGGGCGAGCTGGTGCAAGTCACCGGTGCCTCCGGCTCCGGCAAGTCCCTGCTGCTGCGCGCGCTGGCGGACCTGGACCCGAACACCGGCGAGGTCCGTCTGGCTGGTGCGCCCCGCGACTCGATGCCACCGGTGCAGTGGCGCCGGCAGGTTGCCTATGTACCGGCCGAGACCGCCTGGTGGGACGAGCGCGTGGATGATCATCTGCCCGCCGATTTCTCCCGCGAGACGGTGCTGCACCTGCTGGAGCAGGTCGCCCTTCCGGAAGAGTCCCTGCACTGGGAGGTCGAGCGCCTATCCAGCGGCGAGAAGCAGCGCCTGGGTCTTCTGCGGGCGCTGCTGAATCATCCACGCGTCCTCCTGCTGGACGAGCCCACGGCCAACCTCGACCTGGAGAACACCAGGCGCATCGAGCGCGCGGTACGCACATACCTGGCGGAGGAAGAGGCGGCGGCCCTTTGGGTCAGCCATGACACGCTGCAACGCCAGCGTCTCGGTGGACGCATCCTGACCATCAGCAACGGCAAGCTGGAGGCCCCCGCATGGAGCTGA
- the fetB gene encoding iron export ABC transporter permease subunit FetB has protein sequence MELISLSPFDLSLAALLVVALAGVTVWARMGLGRSLLIAGARTVIQLLLVGLILQTLFDHAQLGWVALMAVVMLAVAGYEVMARQQRRFAGLWGYGIGTVTMFISAFAVTVLALTTMVGPTPWWEPQYAIPLLGMLLGNTMTGIALGLDRLTQTVWRERRTIEGRLAMGASWSEAVTTMRREAARSGLMPTINAMAAAGIVSLPGMMTGQILAGAPPVEAVKYQILIMFLITAGTGFGTLGAVWFASRRLFDTRERLRLDRLKAGRHA, from the coding sequence ATGGAGCTGATCTCGCTTTCCCCATTCGACCTGAGCCTGGCGGCGCTGCTGGTCGTCGCGCTGGCCGGGGTGACCGTCTGGGCGCGTATGGGTCTGGGGCGCAGCCTGCTGATCGCCGGGGCGCGTACCGTGATCCAGCTGCTGCTGGTCGGGCTGATCCTGCAGACGCTGTTCGACCACGCCCAGCTTGGCTGGGTGGCGCTGATGGCCGTGGTCATGCTGGCGGTGGCCGGCTACGAGGTGATGGCGCGCCAGCAGCGCCGCTTCGCCGGGCTGTGGGGCTACGGGATCGGCACCGTCACCATGTTCATCTCGGCATTCGCGGTCACGGTGCTGGCACTGACCACCATGGTCGGCCCAACCCCCTGGTGGGAGCCGCAGTACGCGATCCCGCTGCTGGGCATGCTGCTCGGCAACACCATGACCGGCATCGCACTGGGACTGGACCGCCTGACCCAGACCGTCTGGCGCGAGCGCCGAACAATCGAGGGCCGGCTCGCGATGGGGGCCTCCTGGAGCGAGGCGGTGACGACCATGCGCCGCGAGGCCGCGCGCTCCGGCCTGATGCCGACCATCAACGCCATGGCCGCCGCCGGCATCGTCAGCCTGCCGGGCATGATGACCGGCCAGATCCTGGCCGGCGCCCCGCCGGTGGAGGCCGTGAAATACCAGATCCTGATCATGTTCCTGATCACCGCCGGCACCGGCTTCGGCACCCTGGGTGCCGTCTGGTTCGCCTCCCGCCGCCTGTTCGATACCCGCGAGCGCCTGCGCCTCGACCGCCTCAAGGCCGGCCGCCACGCCTAG
- a CDS encoding type II toxin-antitoxin system RelE/ParE family toxin produces MTTGVEVLQSTRFRRAYKRLHPAQKADVDDAVADIIRDPELGTSKKGDLAGVMVYKFKSRGQLMLLAYEYDPRTRHLLLLGTHENFYRDLKRDS; encoded by the coding sequence ATGACTACAGGCGTGGAGGTGCTGCAAAGCACCCGATTCCGACGCGCTTACAAGCGCCTGCACCCTGCCCAGAAGGCGGACGTGGACGACGCGGTCGCCGACATCATCCGCGACCCCGAGCTGGGTACCAGCAAGAAAGGGGATCTGGCGGGGGTCATGGTTTACAAGTTCAAATCACGCGGGCAACTGATGCTGCTCGCCTATGAGTACGATCCTCGCACGCGCCACCTGCTCCTGCTGGGGACACACGAGAACTTCTACCGGGACCTGAAACGCGATTCTTAA
- a CDS encoding ParD-like family protein, protein MSLPVRIDETLYQQARAHAKAEHRTIAGQIEFWAEVGRTAMDNPDLPIDFICELLIARAEGRELATPFTPEGQRD, encoded by the coding sequence ATGAGTTTGCCCGTCCGCATTGATGAAACGCTCTACCAGCAGGCCCGCGCCCACGCGAAGGCCGAGCACCGAACCATCGCCGGCCAGATCGAGTTCTGGGCCGAGGTCGGGCGTACCGCCATGGACAATCCCGACCTGCCCATCGACTTCATCTGTGAACTCCTGATCGCGCGTGCCGAGGGCCGGGAGCTGGCCACGCCGTTCACGCCCGAGGGCCAGCGCGACTGA
- the speE gene encoding polyamine aminopropyltransferase, with protein MALDNNWFSEPHEDMALSLRIKQKLHEEQTPYQKIEIYETEAFGNLMVIDDCVMLTGRDNFIYHEMMSHPVLYSHSAPKNVVIIGGGDCGTLREVLKHDEVEKAVQVDIDERVTRLSEQYFPELCDANDDPRAELLFDDGVQYLKDAAPGSIDVIIVDSTDPVGPAEGLFSTAFYRDCVKALGADGLLVQQSESPLLHTDSIIRPMHDSLRAANFIDALTMHFPQATYPSGWWTCTIAAKDCPVSFLREEAAEELPFVTHYYNAAIHRAAGATPEFFRRKLFA; from the coding sequence ATGGCACTCGACAACAACTGGTTCAGCGAACCGCACGAAGACATGGCGCTGTCCCTGCGCATCAAGCAGAAGCTGCACGAGGAACAGACCCCGTACCAGAAGATCGAGATCTACGAGACCGAGGCCTTCGGCAACCTGATGGTGATCGACGACTGCGTGATGCTCACCGGCCGCGACAACTTCATCTACCACGAGATGATGTCGCACCCGGTGCTGTATTCGCACAGCGCACCGAAGAACGTGGTCATCATCGGCGGCGGCGACTGCGGCACCCTGCGCGAGGTGCTCAAGCACGACGAGGTCGAAAAGGCCGTCCAGGTGGACATCGACGAACGCGTCACGCGCCTGTCCGAGCAGTACTTCCCCGAGCTGTGCGATGCCAACGACGACCCGCGCGCCGAGCTGCTGTTCGATGACGGCGTGCAGTACCTGAAGGACGCCGCCCCCGGCTCCATCGACGTGATCATTGTCGACTCCACCGACCCGGTCGGCCCGGCCGAGGGCCTGTTCTCCACCGCGTTCTACAGGGACTGCGTGAAGGCCCTGGGCGCGGATGGCCTGCTGGTGCAGCAGAGCGAATCGCCGCTGCTGCACACCGACAGCATCATCCGCCCGATGCACGACAGCCTGCGCGCGGCGAATTTCATCGACGCCCTGACGATGCACTTCCCGCAGGCCACCTACCCCTCCGGCTGGTGGACCTGCACCATCGCCGCGAAGGACTGTCCGGTGTCATTCCTGCGCGAAGAGGCGGCCGAGGAACTGCCGTTTGTCACGCACTACTACAACGCCGCGATCCACCGCGCCGCCGGTGCTACTCCGGAGTTCTTCCGTCGCAAGCTGTTCGCCTGA
- the speA gene encoding biosynthetic arginine decarboxylase — protein MTVTPWNLDEARATYGIDHWNGGFFEVNAAGNVAMRRADWPDHPGVDLYELAGRLREEHVGPPVLVRFQDVLDGRVRRLARAFDAAARELEYEGAFTAIYPIKVNQQRSVVDQILAAGDQPDAEGLTPRVGLEAGSKPELMAVLAQSRPGAAIICNGYKDREYVRLALIGRQLGHRVYIVIEKPSELEEVIRQAEAMQVEPLLGLRVRLASIGKGKWQNTGGEKAKFGLSAADVLGILGRLRGLGWLDRLQLLHFHMGSQIANIRDIQNGMGEAASYFAALTEAGAALRVVDVGGGLGIDYEGSRSRNECSINYSVEEYALNILRPLKRICEEQGLAMPEVFSESGRALTAHHAVLITNVIDCEPAPGDGDVPPAENGELPEIAAMRALLEDGERPASEIYHDAAYGLSEVQARFARGMLSLADRARAEAIYFALCQRLLARPEALPAEIHAELTDKLADKVFCNFSVFQSIPDTWAINQIFPIMPLHRLAERPTRRAVLQDLTCDSDGHIEHYVEREGTHTTLALHPWNDREPYYLGIFLVGAYQEILGDLHNLFGDTDTVNVELLPEGGYRLVDPERGDTVDELLSYVHFAPDDLRRTFRAKIDAAGLRGEAAGRLLAELEQGLTGYTYLED, from the coding sequence ATGACCGTCACGCCCTGGAATCTGGACGAGGCCCGCGCCACCTACGGGATCGATCACTGGAACGGTGGCTTCTTCGAGGTGAACGCCGCGGGCAATGTGGCGATGCGCCGCGCGGACTGGCCGGATCACCCCGGCGTGGACCTGTACGAGCTGGCGGGTCGCCTGCGCGAGGAGCATGTGGGTCCGCCGGTGCTGGTGCGGTTCCAGGACGTGCTGGACGGCCGGGTACGCCGCCTGGCGCGGGCCTTCGACGCCGCCGCGCGCGAGCTGGAGTACGAAGGCGCGTTCACCGCCATCTACCCGATCAAGGTCAACCAGCAGCGCAGCGTGGTGGACCAGATCCTGGCGGCCGGCGATCAGCCGGATGCCGAGGGGCTAACCCCGCGTGTGGGGCTGGAGGCCGGCAGCAAGCCGGAGCTGATGGCCGTACTGGCGCAGTCGCGCCCGGGTGCGGCGATCATCTGCAACGGCTACAAGGACCGCGAATACGTGCGCCTGGCGCTGATCGGGCGCCAGCTCGGGCACCGCGTGTACATCGTGATCGAGAAGCCCTCCGAGCTGGAGGAGGTGATCCGCCAGGCCGAGGCCATGCAGGTCGAGCCGCTGCTGGGCCTGCGCGTGCGCCTGGCCTCGATCGGCAAGGGCAAGTGGCAGAACACCGGCGGCGAGAAGGCCAAGTTCGGCCTGTCGGCGGCGGACGTGCTGGGCATCCTGGGGCGCCTGCGTGGCCTCGGCTGGCTGGACCGGCTGCAATTGCTGCACTTCCACATGGGCTCGCAGATCGCGAACATCCGCGACATCCAGAATGGCATGGGCGAGGCGGCCAGCTACTTCGCCGCGCTGACCGAGGCCGGTGCGGCCCTGCGGGTGGTGGATGTCGGCGGCGGTCTCGGAATCGACTACGAGGGCTCGCGTTCGCGCAACGAGTGCTCCATCAACTATTCGGTGGAGGAGTACGCGCTGAACATCCTGCGCCCGCTCAAGCGCATCTGCGAGGAGCAGGGCCTGGCCATGCCCGAGGTCTTCAGTGAGTCCGGCCGCGCCCTGACCGCGCACCACGCGGTGCTGATCACCAACGTGATCGACTGCGAGCCGGCCCCGGGTGATGGCGACGTCCCGCCCGCCGAGAATGGCGAGCTGCCCGAGATCGCCGCCATGCGCGCCCTGCTGGAGGACGGCGAGCGCCCGGCCTCCGAGATCTACCACGATGCCGCCTACGGCCTGTCCGAGGTGCAGGCACGCTTTGCCCGCGGGATGCTGTCGCTGGCGGACCGTGCCCGCGCCGAGGCGATCTACTTCGCCCTGTGCCAGCGCCTGCTGGCGCGGCCCGAGGCCCTGCCGGCGGAGATCCACGCGGAACTGACCGACAAGCTGGCGGACAAGGTCTTCTGCAACTTCTCCGTGTTCCAGTCGATCCCGGACACCTGGGCGATCAACCAGATCTTCCCGATCATGCCGCTGCACCGGCTGGCCGAGCGGCCCACCCGGCGCGCGGTATTGCAGGACCTGACCTGCGACTCCGATGGCCACATCGAGCACTACGTGGAGCGCGAGGGCACGCATACCACGCTCGCCCTGCACCCGTGGAACGACCGCGAGCCGTACTACCTCGGCATCTTCCTGGTGGGCGCCTACCAGGAGATCCTTGGGGATCTGCACAACCTGTTCGGCGACACGGATACCGTGAACGTTGAGCTGCTGCCCGAGGGCGGGTACCGACTGGTCGACCCGGAGCGTGGCGACACCGTCGACGAACTGCTCTCCTATGTGCACTTTGCCCCGGATGACCTGCGCCGCACCTTCCGCGCCAAGATCGACGCCGCCGGCCTGCGTGGCGAGGCCGCGGGCCGGCTGCTGGCGGAGCTGGAACAGGGCCTGACCGGCTACACCTATCTCGAGGACTGA
- a CDS encoding YcgL domain-containing protein has protein sequence MQCYVYRATRRADTYVYLPQKDDFSELPDGLTRALGRLEFALEFELTPERALAQEDPQKVLANLEEQGFHLQLPPPEDEPST, from the coding sequence ATGCAGTGCTATGTCTACCGCGCGACCCGGCGCGCCGATACCTACGTCTACCTGCCGCAGAAGGACGACTTCTCCGAGCTCCCCGATGGCCTGACCCGCGCCCTCGGCCGTCTCGAATTCGCCCTGGAGTTCGAGCTGACCCCGGAGCGCGCCCTGGCCCAGGAAGACCCGCAAAAGGTCTTGGCCAACCTCGAGGAGCAGGGTTTCCACCTCCAGCTCCCGCCCCCGGAAGACGAACCCAGCACCTGA
- the typA gene encoding translational GTPase TypA translates to MTEKLRNIAIIAHVDHGKTTLVDQLLRQSGTLDARGDHGERIMDSNAIEKERGITILAKNTAIEWQDYRINIVDTPGHADFGGEVERVLSMVDSVLLLVDAVDGPMPQTRFVTQKAFAMGFKPIVVVNKVDRPGARPDWAVDQVFDLFDRLGATDEQLDFPIVFASALNGFAGMDSSVTEGDMTCLLETIVEHVSPPNVDADGPFQMQVSSLDYNSYQGLIGIGRVKRGRIKPNTPVKVVDREGKVRNGRMLQIMGFHGLERVEVAEARAGDIITFTGMDELYISDTLCDPNNVEAMEPLTVDEPTVTMTFQVNTSPFAGREGKYVTSRVLRDRLLEELKHNVALRVEETDDADKFKVSGRGELHLGILIENMRREGYELGVSRPEVVIKEVDGVKQEPYEAVTVDVEEQHQGTIMEKLGERRGDMTNMVPDGKGRVRLDFIIPSRGLIGFQTEFMTATSGTGILHHIFDHYGPYQPGAVASRQNGVLIANAAGKALGFALFNLQDRGKLFIGPGDEVYEGMVIGLHSRENDLVVNALKAKQLTNIRAAGTDENIQLTPPIRMTLEQAIEFIDDDELVEVTPENLRIRKKFLLEHERKKASRASA, encoded by the coding sequence ATGACCGAGAAGCTTCGCAACATCGCCATCATCGCCCACGTTGATCATGGCAAGACCACGCTGGTCGACCAGCTCCTGCGCCAGTCCGGCACGCTCGATGCGCGCGGCGACCACGGCGAGCGGATCATGGATTCGAACGCGATCGAGAAAGAACGCGGGATCACCATCCTGGCCAAGAACACGGCCATCGAATGGCAGGACTACCGCATCAACATTGTCGACACACCCGGACACGCCGACTTCGGTGGCGAGGTCGAGCGCGTCCTGTCCATGGTCGACTCCGTGCTGCTGCTGGTGGACGCGGTTGACGGCCCGATGCCGCAGACCCGCTTCGTGACCCAGAAGGCCTTCGCGATGGGCTTCAAGCCGATCGTGGTGGTCAACAAGGTCGACCGCCCCGGCGCGCGCCCGGACTGGGCCGTGGACCAGGTGTTCGACCTGTTCGATCGCCTCGGCGCGACCGACGAACAGTTGGACTTCCCCATCGTGTTCGCCTCCGCCCTGAACGGCTTCGCCGGCATGGATTCCAGTGTCACCGAAGGCGACATGACCTGTCTGCTGGAGACGATCGTCGAGCATGTGTCCCCGCCGAACGTCGACGCCGACGGCCCGTTCCAGATGCAGGTCTCCTCGCTGGACTACAACTCCTACCAGGGCCTGATCGGCATCGGCCGCGTGAAGCGCGGGCGCATCAAGCCGAACACCCCGGTCAAGGTGGTAGACCGCGAGGGCAAGGTGCGTAATGGCCGCATGCTGCAGATCATGGGCTTCCATGGCCTGGAGCGTGTCGAGGTCGCGGAGGCCCGCGCCGGCGACATCATTACCTTCACCGGCATGGACGAGCTGTACATCTCCGACACCCTGTGCGACCCGAATAACGTCGAGGCGATGGAACCGCTGACCGTGGATGAGCCGACGGTGACCATGACCTTCCAGGTCAACACCTCGCCGTTCGCCGGGCGCGAAGGCAAGTACGTGACCTCGCGTGTGCTGCGCGACCGCCTGCTGGAAGAGCTCAAGCACAACGTCGCCCTGCGCGTGGAAGAGACCGACGACGCTGACAAGTTCAAGGTCTCCGGGCGTGGCGAACTGCACCTGGGCATCCTGATCGAGAACATGCGCCGCGAAGGCTACGAGCTGGGCGTCTCGCGCCCGGAAGTGGTCATCAAGGAAGTGGACGGCGTGAAGCAGGAGCCCTACGAGGCCGTCACCGTTGACGTCGAGGAGCAGCACCAGGGCACGATCATGGAAAAGCTCGGCGAACGCCGCGGCGACATGACCAACATGGTGCCCGACGGCAAGGGCCGCGTGCGCCTGGACTTCATCATCCCGTCGCGCGGGCTGATCGGCTTCCAGACCGAGTTCATGACCGCGACCTCCGGCACTGGCATCCTGCACCACATCTTTGACCACTACGGCCCCTATCAGCCGGGTGCGGTCGCCTCGCGCCAGAACGGCGTGCTGATCGCCAACGCCGCCGGCAAGGCGCTCGGCTTTGCCCTGTTCAACCTGCAGGATCGCGGCAAGCTGTTCATCGGCCCCGGCGACGAGGTCTACGAGGGTATGGTCATCGGCCTGCACTCGCGCGAGAACGACCTGGTCGTCAACGCGCTCAAGGCCAAGCAGCTGACCAACATCCGCGCCGCCGGTACCGACGAGAACATCCAGCTGACCCCGCCGATCCGCATGACGCTGGAACAGGCCATCGAGTTCATCGACGACGACGAACTGGTCGAGGTCACCCCGGAAAACCTGCGTATCCGCAAGAAGTTCCTGCTGGAGCACGAACGCAAGAAGGCCTCCCGCGCCTCGGCGTAA
- a CDS encoding type II toxin-antitoxin system VapC family toxin: protein MRILLDTHALLWWFTNDSRLSARAREVIGDLESTVLVSAASAWEIATKHRLGKLQIGGVVIQRFDELVTADGFTHLAVNYPQAIHAGTYSVDHRDPFDRILAAQAELEQIPLLTTDPALRDFPIRCIW, encoded by the coding sequence GTGCGAATCCTGCTCGATACCCACGCCCTGCTCTGGTGGTTCACGAACGATTCGCGGCTATCGGCACGCGCACGGGAAGTTATTGGAGACCTGGAGAGCACCGTCCTCGTAAGCGCCGCTAGCGCGTGGGAGATTGCTACCAAGCATCGGCTCGGCAAACTGCAGATTGGCGGCGTTGTCATCCAGCGCTTCGATGAGCTGGTCACGGCAGATGGCTTTACGCATCTGGCCGTTAACTACCCGCAAGCGATTCACGCCGGGACGTATTCTGTCGACCATCGCGACCCGTTCGACCGCATACTGGCTGCCCAGGCAGAGCTCGAGCAGATCCCTTTGCTGACCACCGATCCGGCCTTGCGCGACTTTCCGATACGTTGCATCTGGTAG
- a CDS encoding type II toxin-antitoxin system Phd/YefM family antitoxin, with amino-acid sequence MSTTVNVHEAKTHLSRLLKRAHDGEEIILAKSGRPYARLVPLEPTPLRRQPGRVTGQVEDAFFAPLPEDELAAWEK; translated from the coding sequence ATGAGCACAACGGTCAACGTACACGAAGCAAAGACGCACCTTTCCCGGCTGTTAAAGCGCGCGCATGACGGCGAGGAAATCATCCTGGCGAAGTCCGGGCGGCCGTATGCGCGGCTGGTACCGCTGGAGCCCACTCCGCTACGGCGCCAGCCCGGGCGGGTAACAGGCCAGGTTGAAGACGCATTCTTCGCCCCCTTGCCGGAGGATGAACTCGCCGCCTGGGAGAAATAG
- a CDS encoding type IV pilin protein translates to MNTRARFIPAGFTLIELMVVVAVVAILAAIAYPSYQNHVTNTWRANAAGCLTETAQSMERRYTREMSYEGDLPQRGCMNESGMPERYDFRLAEVERAAFRLEAVPQGVQASRDTQCGTLTLNERGERGAAANDNSGECW, encoded by the coding sequence ATGAACACTCGGGCCCGGTTCATTCCAGCAGGCTTCACGCTGATCGAGCTGATGGTCGTGGTCGCGGTGGTGGCGATACTGGCCGCGATCGCCTACCCGTCCTACCAAAACCACGTCACCAACACCTGGCGCGCCAACGCCGCAGGCTGCCTGACTGAAACAGCACAGTCCATGGAGCGCCGATACACCCGCGAAATGAGCTACGAAGGCGACCTGCCGCAGCGTGGCTGCATGAACGAAAGCGGCATGCCGGAACGCTATGACTTCCGCCTGGCCGAGGTCGAACGAGCCGCCTTCCGGCTCGAGGCCGTACCCCAAGGCGTACAGGCCAGCCGCGACACCCAGTGCGGCACCCTGACCCTGAACGAACGCGGGGAACGCGGCGCAGCAGCCAACGACAACTCAGGCGAATGCTGGTGA